CTCTAAAAATGACTCTTAAAAGTAAACCATGCCGGgctatctttctttttaaatgtccacATATGGTCGTGCTTTGGCCATACTCTCCcgccaggtgtttaagaccaagttcGTCAAAATTCACTTTGTTCTTATCTTCTCTTAGGGTCACAACCTTAGGAATGAGCAGAGCATTCCCCTGGGCTACATTAAACTGTGGGTGAACATTAGATGCTTAAACTGACCTTTCTACCAGGTCCGCAATTAAGACCTCACGGAAACGTCACTCTGAATTATCAGGAAAATAGGAACAGAAAGAAGCTGGCTCAATTTCCCCCAGAAGCCACTGAGTAGCATCCAGGGGCAAAGCTGAGTCCCCCAGTGCCTACTCCCCTCAGATCGCAGGAGACTGGGCTCCCCTTGcttcccccaccctgccccgAGCTTTTAGCGCCCACAATCAAGAGGGGAACCCGGGGAGCCCCGGGCACTGCTCACCGGAGAAGGCCCTGCCCGCGCGCCGGGGTAGAGGGCGAACAACCCGCGGGCGCCGAGGGGCGTAACCGGGCTGGCCTTGACAACCCATACCCGGGGGCAGAGCGCCGTGGCGACGGTGGGCGGCCCGGCAGCTGGGCGACGGCGGGCGGGGCGGAGGGCGGCCCTCCAGGCGCTGCGCGCGTTTCCGGCGTGCGCGGCGGAGCGCCGGGGCGGGGGCACAGCCGGCTCCCAATCGCGCACAATGAGACAGCGCTGAGCGCCGGAAGTGGGACCGAAGGAAAACTCGGAGAGGGAGCCCAGCCGGGACAGGAAGAGGCGGGGGACCGCGGCGGAGGTGGTGAGTGCTCTGGGGcgccttctccctgtgtccctcCTAGACTCGCCTCCGGGCTGGGTCTCTCGTGGGTTCCTTAGTCTCCAAAGTAGAGGTCGGGCCTGGCCCCATAGGTACGTTGGCTCCATCCTGAGGCGGCCTCCTAGTCCAGTTTCGGTGTCTAGGGATCCTCCAGGCCGGCTAGAACTGAGCTCTGGGGTTCGATTCCGCCTTTTCACTTTGTGTCAGACTCTGCGAGGGTGGGAGAAGGGATTTGGGTCGAGACACTCGGCCCCGGCCCCCTGGTGGCTGGGGGGATCCCGGAATCCCATCGAAGTGGCGGGTCACTTCCTGCTtcctggtccccagggtggctTCGTGGCCGGGACTGCGGGTACGCCTCCTCCTTTTACATTTCGGACGGTCAggggtggaaactgaggcagaccGGGGTGGGGCAGTCAAGACAGGAATCGAAAAGGCGTGGCATTCTTTAGAGAATTGCAGTTAGTGACAAAACCAAACTTGTTTAGTATTGAAGAATGAGAAATGGGGCGGTTCGCTGGAGTTGTCCATTGGTCAGAAACCCAGCCCCTTTCATTAGTCCGGAGCCCAGCCCCTCTGTAGCCCAAGAGATCAAAGCCGGTCTGTTCTGAAATGTGATGAAGCAACTAGAGTGGAGTTGAGAGGAAATGTAGTCTGTTTACATAAAGTTTTGGTTACTTTGTGTAACACTTTAAAGTAAttgccaacttaaaaaaatagactttcaGCAGTATTGGCTTGGGA
This portion of the Ictidomys tridecemlineatus isolate mIctTri1 chromosome 4, mIctTri1.hap1, whole genome shotgun sequence genome encodes:
- the LOC120889491 gene encoding uncharacterized protein LOC120889491; amino-acid sequence: MVFDFNFLSLHLKEGISGKQLNITRYDTKYTKCHIILMPKKCHAFSIPVLTAPPRSASVSTPDRPKCKRRRRTRSPGHEATLGTRKQEVTRHFDGIPGSPQPPGGRGRVSRPKSLLPPSQSLTQRTHERPSPEASLGGTQGEGAPEHSPPPPRSPASSCPGWAPSPSFPSVPLPALSAVSLCAIGSRLCPRPGAPPRTPETRAAPGGPPSAPPAVAQLPGRPPSPRRSAPGYGLSRPARLRPSAPAGCSPSTPARGQGLLRTRIVGWERLPGAGAILTPEPPGSNRGTSPQSLLVSVYIQHQGRPEVHGGSWTKQRETKNKKTGQINHGMKPPKTLRQIKTFLLRLGEFSHKAAMKTEGEQNLYKEKLQEGVI